The sequence below is a genomic window from Andrena cerasifolii isolate SP2316 chromosome 6, iyAndCera1_principal, whole genome shotgun sequence.
CTTCAACCGATGACCAGGGGTCTCGCCACCACAGCGCAGAATACCGTGGTTGAACCTCCACCAGTCCTTCGGGCAGCGAACAAGCCGACAACGCCCGCGTCGGTCGTAGCGTCATCCACGTCGCCACCAGGCTCGGCGCCCCTTGATCTGAGCGTCCGAAAGTCTCCAGCTCACCAGGATGAAAAGGAGAACAGGGTGTCGCCCGCGCCATCCTCTCTGCCCCCGCCGCCTGGTAGCCCGCGATCCAGAGGAAGCGGCAGTCCTAGGGCGAGATCAATCGGCTCTGCTCCAACGACGACTGGAACTGTTGCGCCACCTCCGCCGACGGAACTCGCTCTGAGACTGGCTGAACTGCCACCACCGCCCGTTCCTGGTGTCCTCGTCAAGCAGGGTGTCTCGAGGTAAGTCGACCTGGCGATTTTATCGTACTAGGATAGCGTTCAGTGGTGGATATAAACTAGTAGCGATGGCTGATGGTGCTACAGATAAGCTGATGCAAGATTGCATATGAAAGTTGTTGGGAATTGCTGTGCCCCCAGATGCAAAGAATGCAACATCGTGTTCTGCCGCCACGAGAACTTTGTCGCGCACAAGAAACACTATTGCCAAGCGAGGGAAACCACGGTGAGTAACAGTCCACCGCCGCCAGGCACACCCTCGCCTCCTCTGGTCCAGCTGATCTGCGCCGCATGCGGCATCAAGTTCGCCTCCATGGACAATCTTGTGGCTCATCAGGCGTTTTACTGTCCTAAAAGGCCGGAACCTCAGGAGCATCACTCGAGATGCCCCAAATGCAAGGTACGTGATCTCTTTCATTCTTCCCTCCGTTATACTTCTGGTACGTCAAGACCTGATCGTGGGATTTTCTTGCCGATAAGGTCTACTTGCTGGCAATCCTTCGTTATCCTCGATTTCAATGGCAACTTTTCTTTCTACAGGCTATAATCGAGGCTGGTAGCACTCACACGTGTACCAGTGGTCCGACTGGAGGCTGGAGGTGTCCTGTGTGCGGTGCTGTTAGCCCAACAGCAGGAGCTGCGCAGCGTCACATGGACGCGCATCAGGGTGTCAAGGCCTTCAGGTGCACGATCTGTCGTTACAAGGGGAACACGCTGCGCGGTATGAGGACCCACATCAAGATGCACTTCGAGAAACGCGGGGCCGACCTACAGGTGAGTAAGTGGCGCTACTTCACATAGGTATATTAACCCTTTGCGATAGACAGCTGCCTATGCGAGTGACGCAAAGATCGTCCTTCTAAGAGAATCCCTCTCTATCTTGCAGGAGGAAAACTACATAACGTGCGTGCTGGACGACGAAACGGTCCTACCGACGCCAGAACCTGCCCCGGCCACCACCCCCGAGGAAATCCCTAACGAAGTGCAGGTGAACGGTAAGACCGAGGTTCGAAAGAGCCCCCAGCCACCCCCGCCGCCTCCACCTCCGACGGTGACGAGCAAGGTGAAGCAGGAACGCGAAGACACCCCGCCACCAGAGGAGAGCCTGGACCCGAACAAAAGCGGTCCGCGTTACTGTCGATCGTGCGACATCAGCTTCAACTATCTGAGCACCTTCATAGCTCACAAGAAGTTCTACTGCTCGAGCCACGCCGGCGAGGcgagcaacaacaacaataacaacaataataataataattcgagcAGCCACGCTACGACGCCTCCAAGTGGCAGGACCGAGGCGTCGGTACTCTAAGACTCTCAGGACGGAAGCATCGCGTCAATGGTGATGTCGCCAACGGGACTGTTAATTGTTGCcagtttatatatattatatatataattaccgACTATCCGATTTAGTTGATTACCGTTGCGTGATTTCTGTTGATCCAGGGAATTGTTTGTACTTATAAGCCGATTTATCCGACGTGTTGTACATACGCGTGCGTGGACACCGGGGTCTGCGGAAGGATAGACGAAGTTAGTAGGAGCGACGATTAGGTGATCGTGCGGTGGCGTTTGGTATTAAGATCGCTTTGGATCGTTTGCGAAGAACCGGGCAGAGAAGGGGTGAAACGAAGTATTCTAAAGCGAAAGGGAAAGAACGAGGGAGGGGAATGTTACGGGGATGATCTCGAATACCCGCGATCGACCCGATCTACAAATGGTGTGCAATCTCATGACTCTTCAATAATCTCGTAGCTGTAACTAATTAATCGACATACCTAAGGAATTACGGTAAATAAATGAATGAGTGTAAAATGTTGTACAGTAGACGAGTAGAGTATTACGGAACGATAGTTTTAATTATTCCTGAATGATACCAATCTCAGCTTGTGAAAATGCTAAGTTGCAATATGacatttaatatattatatatacatatataaatatataaatatgaatGAAAACGATTTTCATGTCCATAAATCGCGCTCGTGTACTATCGGGGGAGTAAGTACGTTGATAAATGTATCCAGACTGCCATAAAGAAAAAgtggaagaaagaaaagaaatagcaTTTGGGATCGTTTCCTGTTTTAGGAATTAAAATTCCTTAGTATTCAGCCAGGAATTCAGGGCTCGGTGTATAATTGGATTCTTACCAGCGCATTTTCTTCGTACGTACCCAATCAAAAGCGTCGCGTGTACTTGTGAACAAGTAAACGAATCGTTTGGAGGAgcgtaaaatgtaaaaattagaaTTAAGGCCAGTGTTACACGTATACGCAGCGTACTATTCATATCATATAACGAGTTCGTTAAAGGCATCAACTTTTTCCCAACGCGCGAATTTCGACGATTGAGAAcgaagaaggaagaaagaatGCGAACGTTAAATCTGTGCGTTGTCGCTGTTTAAGAACGGCACCGTTCCCAAAAATCTCAGTTACACAAAATTGTTTTCGTATTTCGACGACGTAGTATAGCCAGATGAACGCGAGACACTCGCGAATACTTTTATAAAGTAATTGTTACGTTATTTACGGGCCTGCACCCTAGGTAACTGCTGTTTAAAGGAAAGCAACATTCACGATActccatttaaaataaaatacaaaagatTTGATAACACATCACGGAGAAGCTACTTTATtgctaaaagaaaaagaaacttgTAAATCTCTATCCGATACTTCCAACAGTttgttatacattataaatctgGTATATCATTATATGCCATATATCGTCGAAAACGATTCTTTTTCTAAATACCTATACACCTCCCTCTGTCATTTCGACGTGTCTAGGTTTacttttattgtttttattttgatAGATGAATTTTACACGCAggatatatctatatatatatatgtaataaatatatagacataaataaaattctaacacCTTTATGACCCCTTGCTTTCACATAATGggaaaaataacataaaatcgtGTAACTTGCGTTTGGAAAACAGATTTAATTATAAAACTATATGTACTTCTTCACTGATCCAAAGTATTTTCAACGGCACAAAGGGCAAAACCTTTATGAAAACAATTATAGGAAAAGTGCAATTGTAGCGAATCTACTGTTTACCTGCTCATGTCCATGCAATagaaaaaaacttatttacCATATTACTTAATATCCTTAAAACTTAAATTCGTGTTCAGTATCACTTTGAAAGTTAACTGTAGTTACTATCTTTACTGGAATTATCATCAGCATCATCTTGCTTGCTTACGTATTCTGCACTACATTCACTGAGATCACTGTCGTTCTCGTCTAACTCCTCCTGTATCCTTGCCTTGTATCTCGCGTATTTATAACCATAAGCTTCCACGTCGTTCTCATCAACCGCATAAACGAAATCATCCTCACTAGACAAATCGGAACCATCGTCCACTCTCATGTTCATAACAGCCTCTCTTATATCATCCTCGTCGATCGACTTTTCGGAGTGATCGCTATCGGGGTAATCATTCCTCCAGTTCGATTCGGAATTGGAATCTTCTGACTCGCACTCACGTTCAGGATAACCATTATCTCTCTGGCCATCGTAAACCAATTCTTGTTCAAACGGATGTATGGACAGCATATCGTCTATGCACACCTCGTTCTCGGTTTGTCCATAATATAAATCATACACATAGTTACCCTGTAATACATTGTTTGTGTTACCAGAAAGAACGTAATCCTGTACATGCGGAATAGGGCGGAgcagaaaattcaaatttaaattttcgtctatatggcatcgctccgccctaatggggAAGCTACAACTAATATTCACAAAAGGTGCTTTACTTTTTCAGTGGAATGTTCCTCCGCAGTGGCACAGGACACAGAATCCTCCACGTCTATCACCGTCATCGCCTTGTCTTCGAACTTTTCATGATTGGAGTTATCCAAAGATCGAAAACAGTTGATTACTTTGTAACGATTCTCTGCTGAAGCCTCTTTCGTCTTTTCTCGTACTTTATTTAGAACATCCACCGGATGTTGTTTGAAATTTGCTTTTAGTTCGTCTTTCCCCAGAGTTTGAATCAGGTGTTCAACGACAttattctcctattacaaaaacAAGGAAACACGTCGTGATTTAAACTCGAAAGAATTTGCGGGTGTTTTGCcggaattctttcaaattttaccTGATTCTTAACAGTCAGAGCAAACTTGAGGATTGTCGCAAGGGGACCGGACGCGGCCGAATCTTCTGACTGCTCATTTTCGTCAGTTTTCCGTCGTTTACATGCGATTATTAATGCGTTTAAAGGCTCATCTTCGCATCTACGCTTCACACGCAACACCGctgtcatttttttatttttttttgcgcaAGATACTcggaaaagaatatttaaacgaACCCGAGCACGAACGTATACTTTGCGTCGTTATTCTAACCTATTCTAATAGTTCGTTTCACGTTGGCCGTTGGCGCTACGGTGCAGATCTCTGATTCGGAGGTTAGAATCGTTCTCAGAGCAGTCGACATATCGATTATCATTCGCTGGCCTGGTCAGCAACAACGCTGGCAGGGCGTAGAAATTCTCGGCATGTTTTCAACTTGGtatttcttcgttttcttcGCATTAAACGTCTGATGAAATCCTGATTGCTGGTCTCGCTTAAAATGAAGCGTTAATATTAATCCGAAACATGGCGCAATCTATTTTCGACGCTTTAACAGGTAAAACTTTTCCGTCGTAGAAATAGGTGGGGTTAACCAACAACTATCCTATTTATCTTTCCTCCTGAAAGAGAATCCAGGTAACATTTCAGGCACTAAAGGTCACTGGTTTTCGTGCTGTTACAGGCGTATCGCTCGACAGTCCTTCTGTGCAATCTTTATTGGAGTCACAGACTCTAATAACCGAGGTTGAGCAGTCAGGTGGGTTTCTTGCCAAAGTAATATTGATAACCTATCAGGAGATCCCTGCACTACGAATATTTCAACGGAACGGATCTGTAATGActgtttttatatattatatttagcaATCGATCAGGATGAGGAAGATATATTTCAATGCGGGAAGTGTAAAAGCCAGTTCACATCGTTGCACATGTTTGTATTGCACAAAAGGACGCACCAAAAAGCGCAGGAGCAGACAATAGATTTAAGTCAGTTTTTGGTGAACGACGAGAATAATACTGTTCATACGGAGGACAGTGGCCAAGAAGGATCGCAGTATAATCCTCAAGAAACGTTCGTTCAAAATGATCAACTCAGCGAGCCGATTATACTCGAAGAATCAGACATGCTGTTCAGGTCAGCTATAAGTGATTACATACTCGACGCGTACTTAAAGATATCCGTTTCTAACGAGCGCTACGTTCTTTGCAGCATGGATCAAGGTGCTAATTATTTTACAACGGATTCGACGTTTAGCGTTCCAATTATATTAAGTTCGGATGGGTTGGATAGTTTCGAAAGCTCCACTATGCCAGCGGATACTGAACCAATGAAAGATGATTCAAACGAAGTACCTCATGCTCTGCAAAGCGATATGTCTCAAGAGCAGGATATTAGTAACGTAGAGAAAATTGATCTGTCGATAACGGATAGTCCGATGACAGACTCGGACGCTgcgattaatcaaacacaaaatttaaaggtacgTGCCGTGGATGCCGTAAGCGGCTGTGTTGCGTTGGAATTCGTTCGCTgatcggataaaaatatttgattGCAGTATAAGTGTGGATACTGTAACAAGCAGTTCGCAAAGAAATTTTATTGGCAGCAACACGAGCGCTCTCACACGGGGGAAAAACCATATCAATGTGTTGTATGCGGACGTGCGTTTGCACAAAAATCTAATGTGAAAAAGCACATGTCGTCGCATAAAGTATGGCCTGGCACTGCTATACACTCCCTACCTCCCGAGGTACATTAAAAATTTTGCCGTAAATTTGCAATATTCCTCCACATCTTTCTTTTTAATAGCCCATGACCATTGTTAGGCACCAGCAGACGGAAGCATAGACCGTACCTATCATTGTCAGTTTTGCAAAGAGATATTCGATTCGTACAAAGCTCTAAAGGGCCACCTTATAGTCTCTCACTTAGCACTGAAAGTGTACAAATGTGTGCAAAGTAGTTGTAGTATGATGTTCGCTGAACTCGAAGATTTCTTAGAGCATACTCGCAGCCATAAGAGATCGGAATATCGTTGTCACGTGTGCGGTGAAGTATTTAATACTCTGTCTGATCTTGGGCTCCATCAATACGCCCACTCCGTCCAAAAACAAAAGACAACAGAGAAATATTATTGCTGCTCCGTTTGTAAATCCTCCTTCTCGAATCTGGAGGCTTTGCAACACCACACGGAGACCACGACGCACGATTACGCATGTTTACACTGCGGTAAAAGTTTCTTAATCGAACGATTTCTGCGGCGCCACTTGAAAACGCACGCCTCGTCCGCGCGATTCGCCTGCGAAGATTGCGGGAAAGCGTTCAAAACCGAGCAATATTTAGCTAATCATAAGTTAATACATAGCGAGGAAACGCCGTTTCTCTGTCCAGTGAGTAATTTTACGATTCGACTTACGAGATCGTAAAATTCCGTCacatttttcatataatttttttttttttattgtagcaTTGCCCGGCTAGATTCAAACGAAAAGATCGTTTGGGTCGGCACATGCTGATTCACGATTTAACAAAGAGATTAAAGTGTCCCTTCAGAGGTTACTTAGGCTGCATGAGCGAATTCTCGCGACCTGATAAGTTAAAGCGTCACCTTTTGACGCACAGCAATATCAAAAGATTTAGTTGTAGTCATTGTAATCGTAATTTCCATCGGGCACAAGCTCTTAAGCATCACGAAATGAATAAGCATAGTTTAAAGTGCGAAATTTGTTCACACGTAAGTGTTGCATCGAAGTGAACCGATAGGGAGTAATCAAAGCCCGAGCTTACGCCTCTAAAAATGTTCTTTACAGGCATTTAAAACTAAAGAACAATTGCTAACTCATAATTGCGATCAGTCGAGTGAGACCAAGAAGCACACGAGTTCACAGTTACCTAAGAAAGCTTCTGGATCATTTAAGCCAAGGAAACCTACCCCAAAGAGACAAACATCATCAAAGACTGCGATTGGGCTTGCTGATAAGGAGAAACTAGAGAAATTTAAGGCTGACGAAATACAAAGAAAAGTAATTACACGTCGCTCGCGTATTCGATCTAATTTACCATCGCTCTAGAAGCCACGGCATCCAAGTAATTCCTTTTCTTGCCTTCTAGATTACCTCCGAAACGTTTAAGTCTGGCGACTACAAAGACGAAACGTGTACCAAAAAAGTAGAGAATATTTCTGTATCAAAAGAAATCGGATCAACGATCGAAGCAAT
It includes:
- the Fs(2)ltopp43 gene encoding female sterile (2) ltoPP43, which codes for MTAVLRVKRRCEDEPLNALIIACKRRKTDENEQSEDSAASGPLATILKFALTVKNQENNVVEHLIQTLGKDELKANFKQHPVDVLNKVREKTKEASAENRYKVINCFRSLDNSNHEKFEDKAMTVIDVEDSVSCATAEEHSTEKGNYVYDLYYGQTENEVCIDDMLSIHPFEQELVYDGQRDNGYPERECESEDSNSESNWRNDYPDSDHSEKSIDEDDIREAVMNMRVDDGSDLSSEDDFVYAVDENDVEAYGYKYARYKARIQEELDENDSDLSECSAEYVSKQDDADDNSSKDSNYS
- the LOC143369833 gene encoding uncharacterized protein LOC143369833 isoform X1; protein product: MAQSIFDALTGVSLDSPSVQSLLESQTLITEVEQSAIDQDEEDIFQCGKCKSQFTSLHMFVLHKRTHQKAQEQTIDLSQFLVNDENNTVHTEDSGQEGSQYNPQETFVQNDQLSEPIILEESDMLFSMDQGANYFTTDSTFSVPIILSSDGLDSFESSTMPADTEPMKDDSNEVPHALQSDMSQEQDISNVEKIDLSITDSPMTDSDAAINQTQNLKYKCGYCNKQFAKKFYWQQHERSHTGEKPYQCVVCGRAFAQKSNVKKHMSSHKVWPGTAIHSLPPEAPADGSIDRTYHCQFCKEIFDSYKALKGHLIVSHLALKVYKCVQSSCSMMFAELEDFLEHTRSHKRSEYRCHVCGEVFNTLSDLGLHQYAHSVQKQKTTEKYYCCSVCKSSFSNLEALQHHTETTTHDYACLHCGKSFLIERFLRRHLKTHASSARFACEDCGKAFKTEQYLANHKLIHSEETPFLCPHCPARFKRKDRLGRHMLIHDLTKRLKCPFRGYLGCMSEFSRPDKLKRHLLTHSNIKRFSCSHCNRNFHRAQALKHHEMNKHSLKCEICSHAFKTKEQLLTHNCDQSSETKKHTSSQLPKKASGSFKPRKPTPKRQTSSKTAIGLADKEKLEKFKADEIQRKITSETFKSGDYKDETCTKKVENISVSKEIGSTIEAIIRSDAADNEIKRNIDIYSVQQTGE
- the LOC143369833 gene encoding uncharacterized protein LOC143369833 isoform X2 produces the protein MAQSIFDALTGVSLDSPSVQSLLESQTLITEVEQSAIDQDEEDIFQCGKCKSQFTSLHMFVLHKRTHQKAQEQTIDLSQFLVNDENNTVHTEDSGQEGSQYNPQETFVQNDQLSEPIILEESDMLFSMDQGANYFTTDSTFSVPIILSSDGLDSFESSTMPADTEPMKDDSNEVPHALQSDMSQEQDISNVEKIDLSITDSPMTDSDAAINQTQNLKYKCGYCNKQFAKKFYWQQHERSHTGEKPYQCVVCGRAFAQKSNVKKHMSSHKVWPGTAIHSLPPEAFKTKEQLLTHNCDQSSETKKHTSSQLPKKASGSFKPRKPTPKRQTSSKTAIGLADKEKLEKFKADEIQRKITSETFKSGDYKDETCTKKVENISVSKEIGSTIEAIIRSDAADNEIKRNIDIYSVQQTGE